GCGTTGAAATTCTCGTTGACCACCAGATAGGACGGCGCGGCGGCGGCGACCCGGAGGCGGCGCTCCTGCGGCCCCCACGAGGTCACCGTGGCGGGGGCGGCCGTCACCGCCTTCCGCTCCTGCCCGGTGCCGTCGGCCAGCACCACCGAGCGAACCCGGAAGGCGTCGCCCGGCGCCACGCTGACCCTGCTGCGGCCCTCGGTGAGGTGCACGGGCGCGCAGCCCGAGTAGGTCAGCGGGCGGCCGTTGAGCACGTCGTCGAGCGTGCCCTCGACCACCCGGGTCGGCACGTCGTCGCCGTCCACCCGCAGGGTCGGGCCGTACCCGCAGGGCAGCCGCAAGGGGATCGCGCCGAGGCCGCCGAGGGGTTTCACCCCGGGGATGGCGATCTCGGCGACCTCGATCGCGCGGGAGGCGGGCGCGGTGAACTCGATGGTGAACGTCCGCGTCCTCACCGTGGGGAAGGTGAACACGCCGTCGCGGTCCACCCAGCCCTGCACCGCTCGCTCTCCGGCACGCAGCGTGAGCTTCACCGGCGGGATGCCCTGCGCCGAGTCGGGGAACAGCACCCGGATCCGCGAGAAGCTCCGGGTCGTCCCCAGGTCGATCGACAGCGTCGGATGCCGGTCGAACGGCTGGGCGAACCACAGCGTCGAGGGGTCGCCGTCCATCGCCTGGCGGCCCAGCACGGCGCCGTGCTCGGCCGCCGTCGAGGACGCGCTCACATGCGGGTACTGCTTCGGCAGCGTGGTGAGCAGGTCCGCCGCCTTCGGATCGGTCAGCACGGCCTGCCCGCGCAGCGTGCGCACGCCGTCGCGCGCCACCGGGACGAGCCGGTCGAAGCCGTTGCCGTCCTCGCCCAGGATCTGGAGGCGGGAGGAGCACGTCCAGGTGACCGAGCCCCGCATGCACGCGTCGGCGTCCCCCTGCTTGGTCAGCAGCATGGTGCCCGGGTCGCCCGCGCCGGTGCCCGTGTTGGATGTGTCCGGCACCGAGATCGTCCGCACCGCCCGCACGCCCGGGACGCGCAGGTCGGTGATGCCGACCCGGCTGCCGAGCGCCGTCTTCGGCTCGTACGCGAGCCTGGTCACCCGGATCCGCAGCCACCGGCTCTTGCCCGGCACCGGTGGCAGCGGCTGGAGCGCGTCGGTCCGCGCCACCGGGACGCGCCGCACGCCGCGCTCGGTCTCCAGCGCGACCTCGGCCACGGGCGGCCCGGCCGCCTCCTGCTCGAACGCCGCCGAGATCTCGGTCAGGTCGACCTGGCCGGTGAAGCGGACCTCCAGCCACTCCCCGACCGCGCCGTGCCAGCCGTCCGACCGCCATCCCGTGCGCGGGTCGTCGTCGAGCGCGGCGTACGGCTGCCGCCCGGGGTCGCGCTGGCCCACGGCGGCCGTGACACCGGAGTCCGCCGACGAGGCGGTGACGTCCTTCACGTCGAGATAGCGGGCGGTCGAGGTGGCCGCCGACCAGGCCGGATCGGTGAGATCGGTGGTCACGAGCGCCTGGTCGTCCGGCAGCGTGGCCGACGCGATGCGCCGTACGTCGCCGAACACGATGTCCCGTTTCCGCAGCGTGTCGGTGAGGATCGTGTCGCGGGCCGGGATCGCGGCCGCGCCCGGCTCGTCGCCGACGAGCACCGGCCGGTCGCCGGTGAGCAGGCCCTCCTCGGCCAGGTCGAGCACGGCCTCGGGGGCGCCCTCCACGTGCAGCGTGCCCGCACGGGGCACGGTCGAGGCGAGCGGAGCCGTCCCCGGGATCGTGTAGACCTCCAGCGCCGGGTACGGCTGGTCGAGCCAGCCCGAGGCGGTCCCGCTCGCGGTCAGGCCGACCAGCGGCCCGAACTCGGCGGTCCTGGAGAGCCCGGAGTCCTGCAGGGTCTGGTGCACCCGGGCGGGCCAGGCGGTGCCGAGCGTCTCCCTGATCAGGTCGTTGCGGATGAGCAGGTGGCTCACCCCGGCGCGGCGCAGGGCCGCGGTCAGGCCGGGCGAGCCGCGCCCGGTGGCGAAGCGCTCGTCCACCGCCTGCACGAGCCGGGCGAGGCCGGGCGAGCCCCACGGCACGTTGGCGTGGGTGGCCCAGCGCACGGTCAGCAGCGACTGCATGGGCTCGTCGAGCGGCCGGCCCCACAGGTACTCCCCCCGGGCCGAGCCGGGCATGGCGAGCACCATGCCGTCGCCCGCGTTGCGGTTCAGCCAGGCCGCCGCCTCCCGCCAGTAGGTGGGGAGGTCCGCGAAGGAGCCGCGGGCGGTCACCCCGGCCGTGCCGACCGGCACGAGCGTGAGCGCGAGCAGCCCGGCGATCGCGGCGGTGACCGGCCCGCGCAGGCGCGCCGGCCCTGTCGCCGGCCCTGTCGCCGGCAGGGCAGCGGGAAGCGCGGCCAGGCCGAGCGCCAGCGGCAGCCGGATCAGCGCGTCGAACTTGTGCAGGTTGCGGAAGGGCGCGAGCGGCCCGTCGAACAGGTCCCTGACCTGGCCGGTCCAGGGGTGGGCGAGGTCGCCCGCGTGGCCCGCGGTGACGATCAGCAGGCCGGCGACCACGCTCAGGACCAGGAACGTCCGCTCCGGGGTCGCCCGGCGGACGACGCCGGTCAGCCCGAGCCCGGCCACCAGCGCCGTCGCGGCGACCAGCCACGGCACGGTGGCCTGGTCGTAGGCCGCCGGCAGCCACGGCTGCCCGTCCACCGGCAGGAACGAGATCCAGCTCGACGTGCCGCGCAGCGCGTTCACCAGCGAGGTGACGCTGGTGGTCGCCGACGCCGTCTCGATGAACGGCAGGAACGAGAAGATGTAGCGCCCGAGCAGCAGCAGCGGGACGAGCCACCACATCGACACGAGGCCGGCGAACAGCAGCCACCAGCCGAGCAGGGCCCATTTGCGCCCGCCGTTCCGGCGGCTGAGCAGGTAGACGAGCGGGACGACGAGCACGGCCAGTTCCGCCGCCGCGTTGACGCCGCCCGCGAACAGGAACGCGACGGCCGAGAGCGCGGCGGCCCGGCGCGGGCTCACGCCCTCCCGGGTGCCGCGGACCAGCGGCAGCAGCACCCACGGCAGCACGGCGCTCGGCTGGAACTCCGAGGAGTTGATCCCGATCAGGGCCAGCGCGTGCGGGGCCAGGGCGTAGGCGAGCGCGCCGAGGATCCGGGTGCCGGGCGAGCCGATCCCCATCGCCCGGGCCAGCCGCTCGGTCCCGAGGAACGCCGCGCACAGCACGAGCGACATCCACAGCCGCTGGATGTCCCAGGCGGGCATGTCCATGGCCCGGAAGAGCACGTAGAACGGCCCCATCGGGAAGAGATAGCCGTACGCCTGGTTCTGCAGGTGGCCGAAGTAGGCCGGATCCCACAGGTGCAGCGCGCGTGACAGGAACCCCAGGGGGTTCACCGCCATGTCGAGCTTGGTCTCGGAGATCACCGCGCCGGGCGCGGTGTTGAAGGCGACGGCCGCCAGCAGCAGGCAGCCCGCGAGCAGCCGCAGCCGGTGGCGCAGCGTCCGGCCCGGCGGCGCGGGACGGGCGGCGGGGGCGGGCTCCGGGGCTCCGGCGCTCTCGCCGGGCGCGCGGGTCACCTCTTCCGGCGCGGGCTCCCGCGGCTGGACCGGGACGTCGACGGACACGGGCGCGCTCAGGCCTCCTGCTCACGGCGGTCGTCCGGCGGCCGTGCGGCCGGACGTACGGGGAGCCGGCCGAGCTCGCCCGCGACCAGCCCGGTCATGGCGGCCCCGGTCTTCCCCCAGGTGAACTCGCCCGCCCAGCGCCGGCACGCCCGGGCCATCCGGGCCCTCGTCAGGGGGTCGTCCAGCTCCCGCAGGGCGTGGTCGACCACGTCGGCGAGCCGCTCGCCGTCGCGGACCAGCCAGCCCGTCACGCCGTGCCGTACGGAGTCGCGCAGGCCGGCCACGTCGTAGGCGACGGTGGGCACGCCGAGGGCCGCCGCCTCGATCACGGTCAGCCCCCAGCCCTCGAACTCCGAGGCCGTGACGTTGAGCCTGGCCCGGCTCAGCACGGCGTTCTTCTCCGCCTCCGGCAGGAATCCGTGCAGGTGGACGCGTCCGGCGACGTCGGGCCTGCCCGCCCGCTCGGCCAGCCGCTCGTGCTCGGGCCCCCTCCCGACGACGTGCACGTGCAGGCCCGGACGGCCGGGCGCCAGGTCGGCGGCGAGCTCGACCACCCGCTCGACGCGCTTGTGCCCGACCAGGCGTCCGAGGTAGACGACGGCCGGGTCGCCCGGCACCGGCTCGCTCGCGACGGGCCTGGCGGTCGGGCTGCCGTTGGGCACCACCTCGATCGGGGCCAGCCAGCGCAGGCGCTCGCGCAGTTCGTGGCGGGAGGACTCGGAGACCGTCACCGTCGTGCACCGGCGATACAGCAGCCGCGCCACCGGCCCCTCGATGAAGCAGCCGATCCGCGCCAGCCAGCGCGGGAAGAAGGCGTAGAACTGCCGGTCGTGCACGTGGTGGACCACGCAGATCACCCGCGTACGGCGGCGCGCCACGACCGGGGAGAAAAACGGGATGCCGTTCATGCAGTCGACGACGACGTCGAACCGGCGGCGGTGCAGCAGCAGCCAGAGCGGGACGAGGAGATAGACCAGGTATTTGCCGCCCATCCTGCGCAGCCGGATGCCGTCACGCGACTCGGCGCGGGCCTGGTACCGCTCCCGGCTGGTGAGGAAGCTGACGCTCGCGCCCTGGCCGACGAGGTAGGCGGAGACCCGCCACGCGTACTCCTCCGCGCCGCCGGCGACGGTCTGGCTCGGCTCGCGGAAGTTCAGCACGGCCACGCGTACGCCCGCGAGAAGGGGAACGGCGGCCGGGGCGGCGCCGGCCGCCGCCAGGTGCGGCCTTTCGGGCGGCTCGGGAAGGGGGGCCGGGCGCCCCGAGGATTTCGCCTTCGCACCCTGTGCGACCACGACCACTCCTTCGGGTGACACGTCTCGGCGGGAGTTCGGGGGGCACCGCGTCACCCGGACGGGGCGGTTACGGCGGTGCGGGCGAATCGGGGCACGGACGCATGAGGGCGTGGCGAGACCACACCCCCTGGCGGGCTCGGACTTCGCGGAGGTCCTTATGGAACGGGTCTCAGGTCTGCCGCGTTCACCTGTCGCCGTAGTTGTAGAGCGGCTTGTTCGGCGGCTCCGCGGTGGGCGCTGCCACGTTGACGACCGCCACGGAGGCGACGCCGGCGAGCACGGCCCCGACCGCGAGAGCAGCCAGCACCTTCAACACGGATGCTTCCTCCTTGTCGGGAGCGGGCGATAGAGGCCGAGAGTAGAACGTGATACAGGTCCTACACCATAGCCTTGGTCAAACCGTGATAAAAAGACTTACTGTCCAGTATGCCATCCGTCCCCGATCTTGGCTGGTCACAGCCGCACCAGCAGTAGCTCCCGGCCTCTGTATACGGGGGTCGCCCCCGGCAGCCGGGACAAGAACGTGTTCTCATCAAGCCCGGCCGCGAGCACGTAGCGCACCCCCTCCCGCCGCAGCCCGTCCGCCGCGGACGACACCGGAGGGCCGGCGGGCGGTGTGCCCCCGGCCGTGGTGGGTTCCGTGGTGGGTTCCGTGGTGGGTTCCGTGGTGAGCCCCGTGGTGAGCGCCGACGCCACCGCCTCGATCCGGCGGACCCGCGGGCTCTCGGCCGCGACCCGGATCCGCCCGCCGCCCGGCACGCCGACGACGAGCGTCTCGTTCCACAGCACGGGCCGGGAGAACATCTTGGTCGCGGGGTCGAGGACCACCCGTCCCGAATTCCAGGAGAAGGCCCGGTAGGCGCTCCAGGGCAGCGACAGCAGCGCGCCGGGAGCGGGATCGCCGTTGACGACGGCCTGGACGCGGCGCCATTCGCCGGGATATCCGGCCGTTCCGAGCCTGCCGGACGCGCCCAGCGCGAAGGTCGGCAGCACGAGCACCGGCACCGCCACGGCGGCCGCCGCCACCGGGGCGGGCAGGCTCCGGCACAGGGCCGCCGCCACGACCGCGACGCCCGCCGCCTGCGCGAGCGCGAGCGGCGCGACGTACACCTGCCCGTCGCGAAGCGGGCCGAAGCCCGCCCACCATCCGACGAGCTCCCGCAGCACACCGGACGCGAAGGCCCCGGCGCAGGCGATCAGGACACCCGCGCACGCCGCCACCGCCAGTCCCCGCCACCACGCGGGCCTGCGGGTGGCACCGCCGAGCCGTACGAACCCGGCGACCGCGACGAGCGTCAGCGCCAGGCGGACGGCGGCGAGCCCCGGGCCGTCCTGGCCGGGCACGACGGCGTGGGAGTTCCAGATGCCGCCGAGGCTGAGCAGGCTGCCGAGCGTGCCGAACGGCCCGTCCGCCCGGGGCGCGAACGCGGCCACCCCGGCGGGGTCGGTCACGGCGTCCGACCGGAGGGCGGGCACGAGCCACGGCAGGCTGAGCACCACGACCACGGCCGACGCCCACGACACCGACCTGAGCACCGCGCGCGCCCGTCCTGTCCCGGCGCGCAGCACGGCCACCGGGAGCACGGCCAGGGCGCTGACCAGCATGGCCTGGAACCCGCCCACGGCGGCGGGCAGGAGGGCCGCGGCGAGCCGCCCGGGCCCGCCGCGCGCCGCGGCGCGCACGGCCCAGGGCAGTCCGGCGTACCCCAGCAGCAGCGCCCAATGGCCGAGGAGCAGGCGCTGCGCGAGATAGGCGTTCCAGGCGTAGAAGGCGGCGGCGGCCAGCCGGGGCACGAGCACCGCCGCCCGCACCCGGGCCTCGGGCGCGCCGCCGGCGGCGGACCCGTAGGACAGGGCCTCACCGGCCAGGGCCGCCGCCCCGGAGGCGGCCAGCGTGAACAGCCCGAGCAGGATCGCCTTCTGCACGATCTCGGCCGGGATCACGGCGGACAGCAGCGCCACGACCTGGTCGCTCGGCACGGCCCGGGGGAAGCCGTCGCCGAAGCGCAGCGGCGGGTCCGGCACGAAGACCATGTCGTAGCGCAGCGTGAACCCCGGCCCCAGCGCGGGCCCGAGCGCGAGCACGCCGAACGCCAGGCCGAGCAGGGCCGGCCCGAACCGCACGATCGCCGGCCCCCGTGCGGCGCCCGCATGCCCCACAAGGCCAAGCCGCACAAACCGGAAGGGCCGCCACATGTCGTCCAGGCTAGTGGCCCGCCTTGACGGCGTTCGATCGCGTCGGCGCCTGTCGGCGGCCTGTGCCCAGCGGAGAAAGGGGACGGCAAGGCCGTTGCAAGCGCTCGGCCTTACCACTGGGACACGGCCGCCGCGACTCCCGGGCGGCGACCCGCCCCGCCCGCACGTCACGGCGCACCCCAGTACACCGGAGGATCACATGCCCCGCTCGACCCGCCACCTGACCGGTCTCGCCGTCCTCGCCGTCGTCGCGGGCGGCCTGGCCGCGCTCACCGTCCCGGCCCAAGCGACGCCCACCCCCTCCGTCGCGGCCGCTCCCGACACCACCCCGACTCCCAGGCCCACCCCGACCGCCCGCCCCGGCGAGGTCGCCGCCTTCAGCTACACCGGCCTGGACGCCGACTGGGGGCCCTTCTACTCGGCGTACCGGAACGGCGCGCGGGCCATGGTCCGCGGCCGGGTGTGGGAGGACGAGGACAACGGCAGCTTCAACGTCGAGGCGCGGCTGTACGACCGGAACTCCCCGGCCAGGCTGTGCGCCTACCTGCGCCTGAAGGCCAAGACCGAGGAAGAGACGTGGAGCAGGACGCTGAAGAAGTGCGGGCCGGACGGCTACGCCCGCTTCTCCTTCCACGACTGGGAAGAGCATGTTCCCCAGGACCTCCGGGTCCAG
The Microbispora sp. ZYX-F-249 DNA segment above includes these coding regions:
- a CDS encoding alpha-(1->3)-arabinofuranosyltransferase, whose product is MSVDVPVQPREPAPEEVTRAPGESAGAPEPAPAARPAPPGRTLRHRLRLLAGCLLLAAVAFNTAPGAVISETKLDMAVNPLGFLSRALHLWDPAYFGHLQNQAYGYLFPMGPFYVLFRAMDMPAWDIQRLWMSLVLCAAFLGTERLARAMGIGSPGTRILGALAYALAPHALALIGINSSEFQPSAVLPWVLLPLVRGTREGVSPRRAAALSAVAFLFAGGVNAAAELAVLVVPLVYLLSRRNGGRKWALLGWWLLFAGLVSMWWLVPLLLLGRYIFSFLPFIETASATTSVTSLVNALRGTSSWISFLPVDGQPWLPAAYDQATVPWLVAATALVAGLGLTGVVRRATPERTFLVLSVVAGLLIVTAGHAGDLAHPWTGQVRDLFDGPLAPFRNLHKFDALIRLPLALGLAALPAALPATGPATGPARLRGPVTAAIAGLLALTLVPVGTAGVTARGSFADLPTYWREAAAWLNRNAGDGMVLAMPGSARGEYLWGRPLDEPMQSLLTVRWATHANVPWGSPGLARLVQAVDERFATGRGSPGLTAALRRAGVSHLLIRNDLIRETLGTAWPARVHQTLQDSGLSRTAEFGPLVGLTASGTASGWLDQPYPALEVYTIPGTAPLASTVPRAGTLHVEGAPEAVLDLAEEGLLTGDRPVLVGDEPGAAAIPARDTILTDTLRKRDIVFGDVRRIASATLPDDQALVTTDLTDPAWSAATSTARYLDVKDVTASSADSGVTAAVGQRDPGRQPYAALDDDPRTGWRSDGWHGAVGEWLEVRFTGQVDLTEISAAFEQEAAGPPVAEVALETERGVRRVPVARTDALQPLPPVPGKSRWLRIRVTRLAYEPKTALGSRVGITDLRVPGVRAVRTISVPDTSNTGTGAGDPGTMLLTKQGDADACMRGSVTWTCSSRLQILGEDGNGFDRLVPVARDGVRTLRGQAVLTDPKAADLLTTLPKQYPHVSASSTAAEHGAVLGRQAMDGDPSTLWFAQPFDRHPTLSIDLGTTRSFSRIRVLFPDSAQGIPPVKLTLRAGERAVQGWVDRDGVFTFPTVRTRTFTIEFTAPASRAIEVAEIAIPGVKPLGGLGAIPLRLPCGYGPTLRVDGDDVPTRVVEGTLDDVLNGRPLTYSGCAPVHLTEGRSRVSVAPGDAFRVRSVVLADGTGQERKAVTAAPATVTSWGPQERRLRVAAAAPSYLVVNENFNAGWQAYLDGARLTPARLDGWRQAWELPAGGGEVVLRYEPDPAYRAALLAGLGLALVVVALALVRGRSRLRPVGPGRVRAPWVWIAAPLAGLWAGGVAGVAVVAAALAAFLWLRGIAAAQHAGPSRPRALARRAASAWVVLVALGLAGVAQAAGQGAAADALCLVVLARLLAAVRDPDDDRKITDGNGAGGGAFGRSSARSRTEDAQVAPGSCDKLQDHGRGVGV
- a CDS encoding glycosyltransferase family 4 protein, which codes for MVAQGAKAKSSGRPAPLPEPPERPHLAAAGAAPAAVPLLAGVRVAVLNFREPSQTVAGGAEEYAWRVSAYLVGQGASVSFLTSRERYQARAESRDGIRLRRMGGKYLVYLLVPLWLLLHRRRFDVVVDCMNGIPFFSPVVARRRTRVICVVHHVHDRQFYAFFPRWLARIGCFIEGPVARLLYRRCTTVTVSESSRHELRERLRWLAPIEVVPNGSPTARPVASEPVPGDPAVVYLGRLVGHKRVERVVELAADLAPGRPGLHVHVVGRGPEHERLAERAGRPDVAGRVHLHGFLPEAEKNAVLSRARLNVTASEFEGWGLTVIEAAALGVPTVAYDVAGLRDSVRHGVTGWLVRDGERLADVVDHALRELDDPLTRARMARACRRWAGEFTWGKTGAAMTGLVAGELGRLPVRPAARPPDDRREQEA